The Deltaproteobacteria bacterium genome has a segment encoding these proteins:
- a CDS encoding DUF3842 family protein, translating into MRICVIDGQGGGIGSIIIKKLREAFEESVDITALGTNAIATAQMLKARANRGASGENAIVRTVGQADIIVGPMAIVLAHAMMGEMTPRMAEAVTASTAKKLLIPLSQENVEIVGLPQTSLPPLIEMLIEKHLKAILEN; encoded by the coding sequence ATGCGTATCTGTGTGATTGACGGTCAGGGCGGGGGTATCGGAAGCATCATCATAAAAAAGCTCAGGGAAGCTTTCGAAGAATCAGTGGATATAACCGCCCTTGGAACCAACGCCATTGCAACGGCCCAGATGCTTAAGGCCAGGGCAAATCGAGGCGCCTCGGGCGAAAACGCCATTGTGCGCACGGTGGGCCAGGCGGACATTATCGTGGGTCCCATGGCAATTGTTTTGGCTCATGCCATGATGGGCGAGATGACCCCTCGCATGGCTGAGGCTGTGACCGCAAGCACGGCCAAGAAGTTATTGATTCCGCTTTCCCAGGAAAATGTTGAAATCGTAGGACTACCCCAGACTTCCCTTCCGCCGCTCATTGAAATGTTGATCGAAAAACACCTGAAAGCCATTCTTGAAAATTAG